The proteins below are encoded in one region of Enterobacteriaceae endosymbiont of Plateumaris consimilis:
- the parC gene encoding DNA topoisomerase IV subunit A yields the protein MVKKIQKKKERSIELYKFAENAYLNYSIYVISDRALPHIGDGLKPVQRRVIYAMSELGLKSSSKFKKSARTIGDVIGKYHPHGDVACYEAMVLMAQSFSYRYPLIEGQGNWGSPDDPKSFAAMRYTESRLSKYSDLLLNEIEKGTVDYVSNFDGSLLEPKILPACLPNIILNGAIGIAVGMVTDIPPHNIKEVATAIIKLIDYPESTLDDILKIIQGPDFPTESEIITSKKELRKIYENGKGSIRLRSLWCIKNNSIIITSLPYQVSVIRIIEQITTQIRNKKLPMIEDIRDESDYENPIRIVIFIKNNYNYLKLEKIVHHLFFITDLEKSYRINLNMIGLNNKPSIKNLLEILSEWILFRRNIVKKRLNFYLNKLIKKIHILKGLLIAHNNLEELIQIIRLNLNPNSIIQKKFNMSKLQIETLLNLKLRAITLIEKKKIIDEQYQLEKEHKHISDILSSKNKMNALLKKEILLTISKYSNNRRSLLKKYSEAKLLTENELSISNEPITVILSKMGWIRSAKGHAIDPMNLNYKSGDSFFISVKGKKNQTIVLIDSKGRSYSIDTISLPPLRSQGEPLSSKLKIPHGSIIKSILMEENNKEILLSSSSGYGFLCNFSDLIACNRNGKSLMILSEKAEVLPPLIINDKKDMILVVSSIGRFLLFPINILPKLSKGKGNKLILIDNKNFVQNKDKLEWIFVINSKSVIFVELNNQQLKLKFKELKKFYMNKNHKGFFLDTKEKIKNIFLDKKKEN from the coding sequence ATGGTAAAAAAAATTCAAAAAAAAAAAGAAAGATCTATAGAATTATATAAATTCGCTGAAAACGCTTATTTAAATTATTCAATTTATGTTATTTCAGATAGAGCATTACCACATATTGGTGATGGTTTAAAACCTGTTCAAAGAAGAGTTATATATGCTATGTCTGAATTAGGATTAAAATCTTCTTCTAAATTTAAAAAATCTGCTAGAACTATTGGTGATGTAATTGGGAAATACCATCCACATGGAGATGTAGCATGTTATGAAGCTATGGTATTAATGGCGCAATCTTTTTCTTATAGATATCCTTTAATAGAAGGACAAGGAAATTGGGGTTCTCCTGATGATCCTAAATCTTTTGCTGCTATGAGATATACAGAGTCTCGTTTATCAAAATACTCTGATTTATTATTAAATGAAATTGAAAAAGGAACTGTTGATTATGTTTCTAATTTTGATGGTTCATTATTAGAACCTAAAATACTTCCTGCTTGTTTACCTAATATTATTTTAAATGGTGCAATAGGAATTGCTGTAGGAATGGTTACAGATATTCCACCACACAATATTAAAGAAGTAGCAACAGCTATTATTAAATTAATTGATTATCCTGAAAGTACATTAGATGATATACTAAAAATTATTCAGGGTCCAGATTTTCCAACTGAAAGTGAAATTATTACTTCTAAAAAAGAACTGCGTAAAATATATGAAAATGGCAAAGGATCTATTAGATTAAGATCTTTATGGTGTATAAAAAACAATTCTATAATAATAACATCATTACCATATCAAGTTTCAGTTATACGGATAATAGAGCAAATAACTACACAAATAAGAAATAAAAAATTACCAATGATTGAAGATATAAGAGATGAATCTGATTATGAAAATCCAATAAGAATTGTTATATTTATTAAAAATAATTATAATTATTTAAAATTAGAAAAAATTGTACATCATTTATTTTTTATAACTGATTTAGAAAAAAGTTATCGTATTAATTTAAATATGATAGGTTTAAATAATAAACCTTCTATAAAAAATTTATTAGAAATTTTATCAGAATGGATTTTATTTAGAAGAAACATAGTCAAAAAACGTTTAAATTTTTATTTAAATAAATTAATAAAAAAAATACATATTTTAAAGGGTTTATTAATAGCTCATAATAATTTAGAAGAATTAATACAAATTATTCGTTTAAATTTAAATCCTAATTCTATAATTCAAAAGAAATTTAACATGTCTAAATTACAAATAGAAACTTTATTAAATTTAAAATTACGTGCTATTACATTAATAGAAAAAAAAAAAATAATTGATGAACAATATCAATTAGAAAAAGAACATAAACATATTAGTGATATATTGTCATCAAAAAATAAAATGAATGCTTTGTTAAAAAAAGAAATATTATTAACTATAAGTAAATATTCAAATAATCGTCGTTCATTATTAAAAAAGTATAGTGAAGCTAAATTATTAACTGAAAATGAATTATCAATATCTAATGAACCTATTACTGTAATTTTATCTAAAATGGGTTGGATTAGATCTGCTAAAGGACATGCTATTGATCCCATGAATTTAAATTACAAATCTGGAGATTCATTTTTTATTTCTGTTAAAGGTAAAAAAAATCAGACAATTGTATTAATTGATTCAAAAGGACGTAGTTATAGTATAGATACCATTTCTTTACCACCATTACGTAGTCAAGGTGAACCATTATCAAGTAAATTAAAAATACCTCATGGTTCTATAATAAAAAGTATATTAATGGAAGAAAATAATAAAGAAATTTTATTATCTTCTAGTTCTGGTTATGGTTTTTTATGTAATTTTAGTGACTTAATTGCATGTAATAGAAATGGTAAATCTTTAATGATACTTTCTGAAAAAGCAGAAGTTTTACCTCCTTTAATTATTAATGATAAAAAAGATATGATATTAGTTGTATCTTCTATAGGAAGATTTTTATTATTTCCAATTAATATTCTACCAAAATTATCTAAAGGTAAAGGTAATAAATTAATATTAATTGATAATAAAAATTTTGTTCAAAATAAAGATAAGTTAGAATGGATATTCGTTATTAATAGTAAATCAGTTATTTTTGTTGAATTAAATAATCAACAACTTAAATTAAAATTTAAAGAATTAAAAAAATTTTATATGAATAAAAATCATAAAGGTTTTTTTTTAGATACAAAAGAAAAAATAAAAAATATCTTTTTAGATAAAAAAAAAGAAAATTAA
- a CDS encoding 3-deoxy-7-phosphoheptulonate synthase, whose product MQNNISNNFTKEENLITPKELKKKLPITENIKKQILFSRQVICNIINKKDSRILIICGPCSIHNIKETLEYAKLLKKISLELNKTIYIVMRVYFEKPRTIIGWKGLINDPYMNNSYNINKGLYIARKLLLKLNEMGIPLATEILDPNTPQYLSELFSWSAIGARTTESQIHRELASSLEMPLGFKNNTNGNITTAINAIKAASISHNFISSNQEGLVCIIKTSGNQNCHIILRGGKKTNYHEKDIKECNNNLIKAGLQSNIMIDCSHNNSNKNFKRQTIVVDSIISQIQKGDNSIIGIMLESYINEGNQLMNINNYNKLKYGISITDGCISWETTENILHKIYNKLNKILPLRFL is encoded by the coding sequence ATGCAAAATAATATTAGTAATAATTTTACTAAAGAAGAAAATTTAATTACTCCTAAAGAATTAAAAAAAAAATTACCTATTACAGAAAACATAAAAAAACAAATATTATTTTCACGTCAAGTTATATGTAATATAATTAATAAAAAAGATTCTAGAATATTAATTATTTGTGGTCCTTGTTCTATTCATAATATTAAAGAAACTTTAGAATATGCTAAATTATTAAAAAAAATTTCTTTAGAATTAAATAAAACTATATATATAGTTATGCGTGTTTATTTTGAAAAACCACGTACAATTATTGGATGGAAGGGACTAATTAATGATCCTTATATGAATAATTCTTATAATATTAATAAAGGATTATATATTGCACGTAAATTATTACTAAAATTAAACGAAATGGGAATTCCTTTAGCTACAGAAATATTAGATCCTAATACTCCACAATATTTAAGTGAACTATTTAGTTGGTCTGCTATTGGAGCACGTACTACTGAATCTCAAATTCATAGAGAATTAGCATCTTCATTAGAAATGCCATTAGGATTTAAAAACAATACAAACGGAAATATTACAACTGCTATTAATGCTATTAAAGCAGCATCTATATCACATAATTTTATTAGTTCTAATCAAGAAGGATTAGTTTGTATAATCAAAACATCAGGAAATCAAAATTGTCATATAATTTTACGTGGAGGTAAAAAAACTAATTATCATGAAAAAGATATAAAAGAATGTAATAATAACCTTATAAAAGCAGGATTACAATCTAATATCATGATAGATTGTAGTCATAATAATTCAAATAAAAATTTTAAACGTCAAACTATTGTTGTTGATTCTATCATCTCTCAAATTCAAAAAGGTGATAATTCTATTATAGGAATAATGTTAGAAAGTTATATTAATGAAGGTAATCAATTAATGAATATAAATAATTATAATAAATTAAAATATGGGATATCAATTACAGATGGTTGTATTAGTTGGGAAACAACAGAAAATATTTTACATAAAATTTATAATAAACTAAATAAAATACTTCCATTACGTTTTTTATAA